The Pyrus communis chromosome 9, drPyrComm1.1, whole genome shotgun sequence genome has a segment encoding these proteins:
- the LOC137745468 gene encoding uncharacterized protein, which yields MRLILHFQSQPVLAKQSLCFSHPFVKTKTSLPSNLFAPKSPIFTIPLSLYHQIQTHNPILCARKNKRRNGSQRLTRLLLQLMPAIVSNFKILPEPLDLVVEEFCSGDGSGGGLGIWKGFGGGGDGFGRKGKRKSLLLFLLYGVLVICGLGLLFGGDVESNVVFCGLGFGLSGVAMVQWWDKIGIFAIFFGGVLVGLGFQREELQKLGLKIGAFCPAMETVTRRTRRRRRSGRRAF from the coding sequence ATGCGGCTGATCCTTCACTTCCAATCTCAACCGGTCCTCGCCAAGCAATCTCTTTGCTTCTCCCACCCATTTGTTAAAACCAAAACTTCGCTTCCAAGCAATCTCTTTGCTCCAAAATCTCCAATTTTTACCATTCCACTCTCACTCTATCATCAAATCCAGACCCACAATCCAATTCTATGTGCGAGGAAGAATAAACGCCGCAATGGGTCTCAAAGATTAACAAGATTGCTGCTCCAATTGATGCCGGCCATCGTATCGAACTTCAAGATACTGCCTGAGCCGCTGGATCTGGTTGTTGAAGAATTCTGCAGCGGAGACGGCAGTGGAGGGGGTCTGGGGATCTGGAAGGGCTTCGGAGGCGGCGGCGATGGGTTcggaagaaaaggaaagaggaaGTCTTTGTTGCTGTTTCTGTTATATGGGGTTCTGGTGATTTGTGGGTTGGGATTGCTGTTTGGAGGAGATGTTGAAAGCAATGTGGTTTTCTGCGGATTGGGATTTGGGCTCTCTGGGGTTGCTATGGTTCAGTGGTGGGACAAGATCGGTATTTTTGCAATCTTTTTTGGGGGTGTTTTGGTGGGTCTAGGGTTTCAGAGAGAGGAATTGCAGAAATTGGGTTTGAAGATTGGGGCTTTTTGTCCCGCAATGGAAACTGTTACTCggagaacaagaagaagaagaagaagtggaagaagagcATTCTga